AATATATCTCCATCCTTCTTGACCGGCAGCTTGCTGTTTTGGTTCTGGTTAGCATACATAAGCACGTCTACAATGTCATCACAGTAACCAATGCAGATAAGTTAATGATGCCtgaacacacaaatacagactgGTCACTTGAAAATAAGAATATGGATACTCGGTCCTAAAGCTCTAGCGAGGAGCAAAGAGATTTGTTTTGGTCTTGACTTATAGTATAATAGGTTATCTGATGTTAACTAATCAGAACACACATTGCTTTTCAGCAAAAAATAATCTTACATTCCACACCCTACCCTTTTTTAAACGTGTTGTTGCTCCCTAAAAAATAGTTGAGGAACTTGTCGCTCCATCAGGAGAGACGGTATGAATATATGTCACAGTTAAAACTTGTGTGCACTGCCGAAGATAGGCCAAGATTTTAAATGTCTCTGAATGTGTAATCTGACATAGCAGTCATTAGAAAAGTCAAAATTCTCAAGCTGTCTCACCATTAGGAAGGAGAGTTGACTGTCAATTTGAGTCTTtatgaacattttttttcttgagtTTTGGAGTGtgacatgtctaacatgttaacaTGTGCAGAGGTGTAAATACCAGGTCCAAAAAGTGAAAGTCCTAACCATGTATTTACTCCACCCTTGTACTTAATCAGCTGGATCTGATCAACACCATATATACTCTTCATCTAGGAAGGAGAAACTAATGAATCAGCTGGTTTGGGTGGAGCAAATGTATGGGTGGACCaaatacatgattttttttttttacatttatttctggacctggtttttacaactctgaacCCATGCATATGGTACTTCACTGGTCCCTTTGAGACAAACTTTGAGACCATTTGAGATATTGTGTAAAATAAGTGGGCCTAGCCAGATTCCACACCAGGTATCCCAGAGATTGAAATCTAGCTGCTTTCCACCGTATTGCTCAGAAGTAGTCACTTCCATAGAGCCTGCTTCAATTGTACATTAAAGACATAATCACCCTTGTTATTTACAGACAATGGCTGAAATCTGCCAAAGTGGCTACATAGATGCCTTACGTTTCCTCCAAGAGAATGGTAAGCTTGTGCTAATCCTATTGGGACCTTTGCTAACTTTTCATGATGAAGATTATTGTATAGGTTGTTTGCCTATGACGTCACgcactacagatggagggcagggagtgattttctacataggaagcattatcacaaactttcgaaatgcctatgtttggcgtcattaactgagaaaccacaaggagtttctattgagtaccaaaagttgttgttcatgggggggggggggggggcaagaaattgaccgaaaatgcCGGAAAAATGGCTTGTGAACCGTCTTCttcataaaaaaaatcacttttcaTAACATagtgatcatgtccaacatatcttacttcctgtttatacctttctcatAACATCGTCTACACtggcacagttcgggctaaactagctccatctcatccattctgcttttcatgCCGTGCCCTCCTTCTGAATCTCGCATGTCATCAGAATCATGTGACTGCAAACAAACATTTGAGTAAACAGTGGagaactttttcttttctttttcaccaGCTGCGCTAGCTGATGGGTTTGAAAATCCACTTGCTATAATGACAAATCGCTTCCAAAAACTTGTCAACCCTCCAAGGTGGTTGAGCAGAGAAACTGTGCACCCACACAGAGTTTACCCAATTTGTAGATTAGTTTATCCTAATTTCATGTCCCACCTGCAACATAATTCCCCCATGAAACAGCCCACTAAGCAATGTTTTGTTGGTTAATGCACCATCTCGGCTAAAATGAGGCTAAATTTGGCTGAAAAGTGAAAGTCGAGAAATCTCTAGCCACGCTTTAGCTGGAGAGCTTAATTTCCActactaaaacaaaaacaaataaaagtaCTCCGACACAATATATGGACTTGTGTTGTGTATCTTGGACAGTTAAAGCTGTTTGGACAATTGTGTACACATAATTGTGTAATAATTAAACTGTTTGGTCTAAAAGTGAGCTACATTTAGCCAGATATATTCTGAGCTAGATGAGAACTGTCATGTCGAAATCAGGTCTAATTCTCAATGCAAGTCACCTTGATTTTTAAAAATGATCTTTTCAGGGTTCATCAGTAGAGAGTGTCCCTCGACCAGTTTGGAGGTGGACAATCACAGACTTGCATGTTGTGAGCTGGTGAGTGATTCACCCAAAACTGAAGAGATGGACTCCAGAGCAAACCCCCTGCACAATGGACCCAACCCAATTCAGCGACAGCACTGGTGGCTGGACCCCTATGTCATACAGGACCTCCCAGTTAATATCAAAAAGGGTAAGAGCAATGGTTCAAGGATAGGATGTCCTGGGGTCATGTTTCTAAAGATGTCCTTGAATTTCATCCTCAACTTGCATGTGTGCACATTTTCCCAAGTGGATGTAAGCATCATATACAAAATGGGCTGTGCTTATTTGAAGTATACCTGTTTTTATATatagatgggtgacaaattaaaggaaacacCTGAATGGTTGACCCCTACAGCGACGGGGTCCGGGGGCtatgttatgctgtggggggcatttttctgacatggtttgggtccacttttccctttagagggaagggtcactgcaaatcaatacaaagttagtctgaatgatcacctttatcctatgatgagacaggATGACAATTCCCCCGTTCACAGGGAATGGGGGGTCACTGAAGGgtttgatgatgatgaaaatgatgtacactaccgttcaaaagtttgggatcacccaaacaattttgtgttttccatgaaaagtcacacttattcaccaccatatgttgtgaaatgaatagaaaatagagtcaagacattgacaaggttagaaataatgatttgtatttgaaataagattttttttacatcaaactttgctttcgtcaaagaatcctccatttgcagcaattacagcattgcagacctttggcattctagctgttaatttgttgaggtaatctggagaaattgcaccccacgcttccagaagcagctcccacaagttggattggttggatgggcacttctttgagcagattgagtttctggagcatcacatttgtggggtcaattaaacgctcaaaatggccagaaaaagagaactttcatctgaaactcgacagtctattcttgttcttagaaatgaaggttattccatgcgagaaattgctaagaaattgaagatttcctacaccggtgtgtactactcccttcagaggacagcacaaacaggctctaaccagagtagaaaaagaagtgggaggccgcgttgcacaactgagcaagaagataagtacattagagtctctagtttgagaaacagacgcctcacaggtccccaactggcatcttcattaaatagtacctgttagagcctgtttgtgctgtcctctgaagggagtagtacacaccggtgtaggaaatcttcaatttcttagcaatttctcgcatggaatagccttcatttctaagaacaagaatagactgtcgagtttcagatgaaagttctctttttctggccattttgagcgtttaattgaccccacaaatgtgatgctccagaaactcaatctgctcaaagaagtgcccatccaaccaatccaacttgtgggagctgcttctggaagcgtggggtgcaatttctccagattacctcaacaaattaacagctagaatgccaaaggtctgcaatgctgtaattactgcaaatggaggattctttgacgaaagcgaagtttgatgtaaaaaaatcttatttcaaatacaaatcattatttctaaccttgtcaatgtcttgactctattttctattcatttcacaacatatggtggtgaataagtgtgacttttcatggaaaacacgaaattgtttgggtgatcccaaacttttgaacggtagtgtaaatcatatgctatggccttcacagtctccagatctcaacccagttgaactccTATGGCAGATTTTGAACCAACGTGTTAGAGtctagacagcgctctccaccatcatcatcaaaacaccaaatgagggaatatcttttggaagaatggtgtccatttctccagcagagttcagagacatgtagaatctatgacaaggagcagtgaagctgttctggaggcttctGCTggtccaacaccttactaagagacTTTAAGTTGTTTTTTCCTTTCATCTGTCACCCATCTGTACCTTCTATCTACATATCATGCATTTATCCCCATCCCATCCCCTACAAACATAATTTTTCCCATTAACAACCCAGAATAATTTCTCATGAACAGCTGAACGTTTTACACATTACTGGAGAGATTATCATTTTAAAGGGAAAGATGTCTACTGCAACAAACCAGAAAGTCACAGTAAGTTAATGAAGCTCACCACAAAACAGCAAAATACTATCaagatttttttgtttcatttttcccccccttttattAGTGCTATGTGAGGCATGTAGGGAGAGACATGCTGGTGGCAGTCTGTTGTCCCAGGTTATCGAGTTCCTGCCAGTCAAAGTTGCCTCCTACCTGCAGGTCCCCTGTACACTGCCTGTGGCTTCAGCCAGCTCACTGGCCCAAAGGTAAGGATCAGAATCAAAGCAAGACCAAGTAGTAGTTCAATATGACCCTTAGGGCCCACTTAACATTGGGTCGTGACGGATTTAGATATTATGATTACGTGTACAACTTGCATTATATGGAGTCCTCATAATATTTGCATCCTCTAAAATTTTCAGAAAACACCATGAAATAGTCAGATTCACATTGGAGGTGACCAGTTAGGCGGGGAGATCTGGGGGTCTTTCCAGAGAAAATATGTGACGTGGTGTGAATGGTGACGATGCCTTCCAGGCTAGTTGGCTGGATCCCAGATGTGTCCAGGGACATGAGTTGGCTGTATGACATGGCTGGAGACCTCTACAAGCAAGTATGGAAGGACGAAGCAGAGGACTATGACATgtgtgtaaaagaaaaaaataagccTTTCAATTTCCATTTCATGTCTACTTACTGGGTCGGTCAGTGTCGTGTCATTGTAGTAAATGCACTGGACTTTATCTTGGTGGCAGAGGTTTAGAGACATTGGCAATGGGCCACTGTGTTTTTAGTCTGAGATAGAAAACGGAAGGGATTTTGGTCTTCTGTAGGAGGCAGGTGGTATTAAATTATGCTAATGGGTAGTGCAAGCTTGGCATTTACCAATATGCAGGACCTGATAAAACTCAGACTATTATATTAAATTAGGATAAGAATCTGCCTATAAAACATATTTAGGGGTCTTAGGAAAAGAAAGGTGGAAGTTAGTGGGCAGATCATTGTGGGAATGTCAAGTCCCAATAAGAAATGCTGCAGAAAATATGAGAAAAAGCTTAGGCAAGAGTTATATCAGCAATATTGTAGGGAGTAGAGGAAGAAGACACAGAAAAGATGGACATATTCATTTTTAATCTACCAGAAATGTTTCAGATGTACAATTTATTACATTCTTTATGGCGATGGGGCCTTCAATTCAAAACTCTAGaccagttgaaaaaaaaatcaagagggAAAGTAAACAAGTAAGCCAGCACCTGTTGAGACACTCATAAGCAAAGCCCTTAACCGCAGTCCACTACTAATGTCAGGTCAGGAGCCATCCCTCCTATTGAAGTGATGTTAAATGAGGTTGCGTATAAAAATCTCCATCTTGTACTTGTTTCAGTGGACCCCCACTGCGCAGGTGTACAAGCCTGCCATCAGGCCTTGACCTTAGAAATTGGGGTGAGGTTGAGATGAACATTCATCCTTTGACCCCAGAAGCCACTTCGTCCAACAGCTACACCTTCCCCTGGGAGACTGGTGACAACGCCCAACAACTGGACCACCTGCCTTTGACTCCACCTCCTACACCTATCTCCAAACCCAGGGCTGGTTTTGGTGAGGAAGCCTTTCTGTCCCCTCCCAGCACAGGTAGGGGTTGGGATTTAGGCCTGAGCAGGGCCATTGGGTGGATACGAAACATCGCATCTGAGCAAACATCAAGTCCCAAGAGCCCAGAGGACCAGAATTCACTGTTGTCATCATCTCAGTGAATATGTAGATTATTGGAATCCAAACATCACATCTcacttgctttcaaaccccaaaacacgctgtgccagaagttggtccaccccaaggatcgggtaccccggcacaaacagagcaatatggtgtacgctgttaagtgccaggaggattgccgtaaaTTGTactttggggaaaccaaacagatgctgtccaagaggatggcacaacacagaagagctaacatgtcgggCACggtcttcacagtctacacccatctgcaggccagtggccactctttcgaggatgaggatgtgcacatccttgatagggaggaacgctggtttgaacggggagtcaaagaggccatctatgttaagagggaacgaccacccctgaaccgggggggggggtgctaagagtacatctgtcaccattttacaatgctgtgattgcaaccattcccaaatcctccgtgtatagtgcacatggccaatgaaactccagttaatgctcatggcaatttgaatatgaaaccgatcgttgttctcggtcgttatgccactgtattgtttataagggtggggatacctgcagtcagttgagactgaagaggtcacttcaatgagagatgaaacgtttctctctcaataaacgttgtgttctgATGAACCGATTCAGCTGAGCTGTCCATGGTTCTGACCCTGACTCCCATCATGGGGGCcgctttttctttttcatggaACATTTGGATTATGGAGACTGCGTGTTTGGTTTGCTTGTTTTAACGGTCATCCATGAAACAGAGTATAATACAAGGTCGTTTCTTTGATACATTGTCACTTGAACATTCTTGATCAATTTCTTTCTCTGTTGAGACGCTAAATGAGGATTTTTAgacaaaattctctctctctgtggaaaCCCTTGATGACCTTTAGCGTTTGTGTAGACCTGTCATACATTTCCAGGCTCGTTTACGCCGTTGGTATATACACTGTCAATTGTTTGGCTACTTCTGTTGTTATTTGTTTGAATTATGCAAGAAGAAAGTGGTGGTGGAACAAATTGGCTGCAATATCGATGGTCTCGTTGCTTAACCAGTCTGTTTTCATGAATGAATATTTGAAACACAAGATGAATAATAATGCCATAGCCTCATTagccagtgtgtgtgttttaaggagGGAGGGTGTGCTTGCCCCGGGGTCTCCTGTCATGTCGACCTGCCTATGTAACGAAAACATCTCAGATTTAGTGAATCCCACACTTAAGCATTAACAAAAGAATACAAAAAGATTGAACAAGCATTTCGCTTTCGCGCCATGGGGAAGCAGACGAGGTGAAGGCCAGAAGAAACGCAGTCGTCAACTTCTGAAAAATATCTAAACAGTGCCATCAACCCAGGTGTGCTATTTATGCTTCCAGGAGGTAGGCTGCTCAATGCATTGAGATGACTTCTAAAATAAGTAACAAGAAACTCTTATTCATCGCCTGATactgttacagtttcatttagcagatgcttttatccaaagtggcgtacatctgagagtgaatacaacacaagcaaggatcgagTCAGGAGACAATGCAAATAAGggccaaaaaaactaggttcaagtccgataggacataggtgtcaataggcagtgcacaaaggcaatgtatATGGTGCATAAAAGGTCTCCCCCcatcccccatccatccatcctccaaaccgtttatcctgctcagggtcgcggggatgctggagcccattccagaAGTCGCTGgtcggcagacggggagacaccctggacaggccaccagtccaacacagcactttttcttcttttgtgggtgtttttattaataccatcaggtgtggaggtgttcgtggaAGAgccgggtctttagcttcttcttaaagatggagagggactcagcagatcgaatggagtttgataATTCgctccaccaccagggaactacagaagagaagagcctggctagtgacttagggccccattgtggcggaagtgccaggcgcctttcattggcagagcgtagtgagcaggactgagtgtagacctgaatgagggagttcaggtaggcgggagccttttcggttttgtaagcgagcatcaaggttttgaatctgatgcgggcagcaactgggagccagtggagggatgttACGCTCCCCGTTAAAAAGGTCCAGGGGTGAGGGGAAGTAAAGGAAataagtgtcccgggggaataagaaaggtgggaggcagaaccaggtgtaaaaacaaatagCTTTATTTATAAAAATTAACCTTCAGTCAAAATATAGAATAAAaaaaggcaactaaagatgctggctcttaacaaAAACTCCGATCAAACCAAAAAACAAACTAGAACAGTTATGAGTTTCACGCTCCGTCTCAAGGAGTAATGGATATCGATacaagagctcgctctctggttgacaacaatggcccactggccgtgtgtctctctctctctctctctctctctctctctctctctctctctctctctctctctctctcactctcactctcactctcactctcactctcactctggtTGACAACTATGGCCTACTGGCACTGTTGGgcgtctctctccaaggtatatacccagctgatgaggaattggggtcacctgggctcaatcagcagttccacaggaggcggggcattacctggagagggaaaattagacactcggcactagggccgtaacaccccctcccataaaaacaacCCCTAGGTTTGTATACGAGAGGGTAATTGTACgcaacacacggcactagggccgtaacaagggatgtgaacagcggagtgacatgtgtaatggatcatttgcagaggttagaaagtgcatgcagggagacctgccagtaaggagctgCAGCAGTTAGTGCTTGATAGAAGAAGAGCCTGTACAAGAGGATGTTaggctgcatgctcagacaggtagggtctaattttcctgatgttgtacaaggCAAACTGGGACCAAGCAATCGAGGCCATGCGTGAACCTTAGGTTAGCTGGTCagcaatcatgacacccaggtttcgggcagacttggTGGGCACGAGTTGGGTTGAACctagctggatattgatctgatACCGTTGTCACGTAATAATGGGAAACAACAACATATTAGATGTCAGATTAGATATGGTACAATTACGTCAACTGAATGACTGTCAACCGAAGCAAGTAGGTCTACACGACACACCCGCTTTACTACATGacacaatcggggggggggggtgtagaggaGTTTGTGTGTCATGTAGCAAAGTGGGTGTGTCATGTAACATGAAGTTAGGACAACaacatggggaggaggggggtcgTGTAGTGAAGTGGGTGTGTCATGTAGTACTGCAGTTAgaccttctttttttccccccagttagaCCCTTCTCAACCCAAGTGCTATTTTGAACCATGTGTCATTTGACACTGGTAAACAGTGCAG
The window above is part of the Lampris incognitus isolate fLamInc1 chromosome 6, fLamInc1.hap2, whole genome shotgun sequence genome. Proteins encoded here:
- the LOC130114563 gene encoding patatin-like phospholipase domain-containing protein 2 — encoded protein: MFDLKTEWSISFAGCGFMGIYYIGATSCILERFPRLIQDASKIYGASAGALMTAILTVGFSVEKNCADLMSMAKEARKHKLGPLHPAFNLIKIVHDSLLQNLPEDAHVRASGKLCISLTRVSDRKNVLVSEFETRDELIQALVCSCFIPFYCGVIPPTYRGVHYIDGAISNNLPHCHLKNTITFSAFTGESDICPRASTLNFHEVRFNNVSIQVDTDNIFRVTSSFFPPEPETMAEICQSGYIDALRFLQENGFISRECPSTSLEVDNHRLACCELVSDSPKTEEMDSRANPLHNGPNPIQRQHWWLDPYVIQDLPVNIKKVLCEACRERHAGGSLLSQVIEFLPVKVASYLQVPCTLPVASASSLAQRLVGWIPDVSRDMSWLYDMAGDLYKQVWKDEAEDYDIGPPLRRCTSLPSGLDLRNWGEVEMNIHPLTPEATSSNSYTFPWETGDNAQQLDHLPLTPPPTPISKPRAGFGEEAFLSPPSTGVEVFVEEPGL